A DNA window from Parabacteroides johnsonii DSM 18315 contains the following coding sequences:
- a CDS encoding SusC/RagA family TonB-linked outer membrane protein yields the protein MTKDFKRFYVSRAMFLGTSMFLASIGIASANPSTGTLSSAELSPVVASPQQAKYTIKGIVEDEFGPVAGANVVEKGTTNGTITDMDGNFALEVNPNSTLVVSFIGYKEQEIQVNGQTSFTIKLKEDSQALEEVVVVGYGTQKKVNLSGSITSVNVGEMTESRPLTSISTALAGTAPGVHIASTNNLPSNNGDAEITVRGQGTLNNSSPLVIIDGVEGSMSSVNPQDVETMTVLKDAASSAIYGSRAANGVILITTKSGKSGKMKLEYNGYVSFETLKQPYEVISDYATYMELMNEGMLNSNKDAPFSQATIDLWREKSKDPNGLTNGVPNYLAYPNSNLFDVYQTGVSHQHNISASGGSEKLTYYTSFNYLNNPGILENMGYEKFSLRANIDSQLKDWLKVGVNMSGYVANTTPVTENLDDIYTYGLTGGNPGVAYLDDQNRLGINANPEDDPQNATNNPYNRLRNVTGNIDMNSMKTRLYAILTPLKGLTIQGSYTYDYYDKKKVSKPNFVPLYNFQTGALYSDGVGQTSITNYSEKTIRNFMDATARYERNFFDDRLSATLMVGASQEQYKYSDFGVTRKDLIDPSLGVVEGAYGDYSGEGNTYEWAMRSFFGRLNLGWDDRYLLEVNLRADGSSRFNKNNRWGYFPSFSGAWRLSEEAFMEDTRSWLDNLKLRASYGSLGNNTLGDNRDKDGNYMSQSMFAQTNYVLGRTVVNGLSQTAIANADLTWETTYITNIGVDYGLLGNRLSGSIEYFDKRTKGILIDLPAPMVHGNATVPKQNSAKVSNRGIEFTTSWNDKIGKDFSYNVGFNFTYIKNNVDKFKGGDASYDGARMLKEGLPIWSLYVLEADRIIQTDEDLAIVEQMVANNPDAFTAFGTPQKGDLLYKDVNGRDENGELTGKPDGKIDNDDRVVVGNGQNPNFTFGMNLGFEWKGIDFSMLFQGQAGLKDIFHSNLFRSVVRQGYQINADVADGRWYEGRTDATYPRFLDYSDTRNEQNSTFWVANKNYLKIRNITLGYTLPAHWTQKAYLERVRIYGSLENFFTFTSWKGYDPEVSGVTYPTMRQAVVGVNVSF from the coding sequence ATGACAAAAGATTTTAAACGCTTTTATGTATCGAGAGCGATGTTTTTGGGGACTTCCATGTTCTTAGCATCGATCGGGATAGCTTCTGCTAATCCTTCTACCGGTACACTGAGTTCTGCAGAACTCAGTCCTGTTGTCGCTTCGCCACAACAGGCTAAATACACTATTAAAGGTATAGTTGAAGACGAATTTGGTCCGGTCGCTGGAGCAAATGTCGTAGAAAAAGGAACGACTAATGGGACGATTACAGACATGGATGGAAACTTTGCACTTGAAGTGAATCCGAATTCGACTTTAGTTGTTTCATTTATCGGTTATAAAGAGCAGGAGATTCAAGTTAACGGGCAAACTTCGTTTACAATTAAATTGAAAGAAGATTCTCAGGCACTTGAAGAGGTTGTTGTTGTCGGTTATGGAACGCAGAAAAAAGTGAATCTTTCCGGTTCTATTACGTCTGTTAATGTAGGGGAAATGACCGAAAGTCGTCCGTTAACAAGTATTTCTACTGCACTTGCAGGTACTGCGCCAGGTGTTCATATAGCGTCAACTAACAACTTGCCGTCGAATAATGGAGATGCAGAAATCACAGTTCGCGGTCAAGGAACATTGAACAATTCTTCGCCCTTGGTTATCATTGACGGTGTGGAAGGGAGTATGAGTTCCGTTAATCCCCAAGATGTGGAAACCATGACTGTTTTGAAAGATGCAGCCTCGTCAGCTATCTATGGATCACGTGCTGCAAACGGTGTTATACTTATTACAACAAAGTCGGGTAAATCTGGCAAAATGAAATTGGAGTATAACGGTTATGTCTCATTCGAAACTTTAAAGCAGCCTTACGAAGTGATAAGCGATTATGCGACCTATATGGAGCTAATGAATGAAGGGATGCTTAACAGCAACAAAGATGCTCCTTTCTCACAGGCAACCATTGATCTTTGGCGTGAAAAATCGAAAGATCCAAATGGCTTGACAAACGGAGTCCCTAATTACTTGGCTTATCCTAATAGTAATCTTTTTGATGTATATCAAACAGGAGTTTCTCATCAACACAATATTTCGGCCTCGGGAGGAAGTGAAAAATTGACTTATTATACTTCTTTCAATTATTTAAATAATCCAGGTATTCTGGAAAACATGGGGTACGAAAAATTTAGTCTCCGTGCAAATATTGATTCACAGCTGAAAGATTGGTTGAAAGTAGGTGTGAATATGAGTGGTTATGTCGCCAACACGACTCCTGTTACAGAAAATCTGGATGACATCTACACGTATGGATTGACAGGTGGTAACCCTGGAGTTGCTTATTTGGATGATCAAAATCGATTGGGTATCAATGCTAATCCGGAAGACGACCCGCAAAATGCAACGAATAACCCGTACAATCGTTTGCGGAATGTGACAGGAAATATTGATATGAACAGTATGAAGACACGTTTATATGCAATTTTGACACCGTTGAAAGGATTGACAATTCAAGGCTCTTATACATACGATTACTACGATAAGAAGAAGGTGTCCAAGCCGAACTTCGTGCCATTATATAATTTCCAGACTGGTGCACTGTATTCTGACGGAGTCGGACAGACAAGTATTACAAATTACAGTGAAAAGACCATTCGTAACTTTATGGATGCGACAGCTCGCTACGAACGGAATTTCTTTGATGATCGTTTAAGTGCAACTTTGATGGTTGGTGCCAGCCAAGAACAATACAAGTATTCGGATTTTGGTGTAACACGCAAAGATTTAATTGACCCGTCGTTAGGGGTTGTCGAAGGAGCCTATGGAGATTATTCGGGAGAAGGTAATACCTATGAATGGGCAATGCGTTCATTCTTCGGACGTTTAAATTTAGGGTGGGATGACCGTTATTTGCTTGAAGTAAACCTTCGTGCCGATGGTTCCTCTCGCTTCAACAAGAACAACCGATGGGGGTATTTCCCGTCTTTCTCAGGAGCTTGGCGTTTGTCTGAAGAGGCATTTATGGAGGATACCAGAAGCTGGTTGGATAATTTGAAACTTCGTGCATCCTACGGATCGTTAGGTAATAATACACTGGGGGATAATCGTGATAAGGATGGAAACTATATGTCTCAGTCAATGTTTGCACAAACTAATTACGTTTTGGGGCGTACTGTCGTAAATGGATTGTCACAGACTGCGATAGCAAATGCTGATTTAACATGGGAAACGACTTATATCACGAACATCGGTGTTGATTACGGCCTGTTGGGAAACCGTCTTTCTGGAAGTATTGAATATTTCGACAAACGTACGAAAGGTATTTTGATTGACTTGCCGGCGCCGATGGTACATGGTAATGCAACAGTACCTAAACAAAACTCAGCCAAGGTTTCAAACCGAGGTATCGAATTCACGACCAGTTGGAATGATAAGATAGGAAAAGACTTTTCTTATAATGTTGGTTTTAATTTCACCTACATTAAAAATAATGTTGATAAGTTTAAAGGAGGTGATGCTTCTTATGATGGAGCCCGTATGTTGAAAGAAGGATTACCAATCTGGTCTTTATATGTATTGGAGGCTGACCGTATCATCCAGACTGACGAAGATTTGGCGATTGTCGAACAAATGGTCGCCAATAACCCGGATGCATTCACTGCATTCGGAACACCTCAGAAAGGTGATCTCCTGTATAAAGACGTTAACGGAAGAGATGAAAACGGGGAACTGACAGGTAAGCCTGATGGAAAAATTGATAATGATGACCGTGTGGTAGTAGGTAACGGACAGAATCCTAATTTTACGTTTGGTATGAACTTAGGTTTCGAGTGGAAAGGTATCGATTTCTCAATGTTATTTCAGGGACAGGCTGGCTTGAAAGATATTTTCCACAGTAATTTGTTCCGTAGTGTGGTTCGTCAAGGATATCAAATCAATGCGGATGTTGCCGATGGGCGTTGGTATGAAGGACGGACAGATGCAACTTATCCTCGTTTCTTGGACTATAGTGATACACGGAATGAACAGAATTCTACGTTCTGGGTAGCCAATAAAAACTATCTGAAGATTCGTAATATCACGTTGGGATATACATTGCCAGCTCATTGGACTCAGAAAGCCTATTTGGAACGTGTTCGCATTTACGGAAGTTTGGAAAATTTCTTTACGTTTACTTCATGGAAAGGATATGATCCGGAAGTAAGTGGTGTTACTTACCCGACTATGAGACAAGCTGTAGTTGGTGTGAACGTCTCGTTTTAA
- a CDS encoding SusC/RagA family TonB-linked outer membrane protein — MTKDFKRFYVSRAMFLGASMFLASIGMASANPSTDTFGSNEPTPVVASPQQAKHSIKGVVEDALGPIAGANVVEKGTTNGTITDMDGNFSLEVSPNSILVVSYIGYKDQEIPVNNQTSFNIKLAEDSQALEEVVVVGYGTQKKVNLSGSVSTINVAELTESRPITNVSHALAGLAAGVNVQGSTNQPGNDNASIKVRGQGTLNDSAPLVIIDGVEAGINTVNPQDIESMTVLKDAASSAIYGSRAANGVILITTKQGKAGSIKLDYNGYVSFTSPEIPSSMDPVSDYATYMELINEGYLNSGLKAQFSQEIIDEWRKDGGQNPLKYPNTNWLDETFKNSTSHNHVISMSGGSDKIRFYSSFGYQKNPGVMENTGFEKYNGRVNISADIKPWLNLGAQVSGYVSNMDPSAKYTESDKKDTSVDDVFTYASATTPGMVFRAPDGRYGAMNNGEDDAQSANNNPLARLNRVAGNIRKTNLRSRFVGTIKPFEGFSATASYSYEFVDELREKKPVFIDQWNFYNETVTWTNRGKTNIMNYDGKVERFFGDVVLRYEKRLANDRLGLNAMVGASQEMYRSRNFSATKYDMIDLSLNVINAAIGDATASGSSTEWAMRSFFGRVNLDWENKYLLEVNLRADQSSRFLSNKRTGYFPSASVAWRMDQEAFMENWVEKGLSNLKLRLSYGSLGNNSVGNYDAIATYANKPSSGSAFNYTLNNALVLGLAQAQLANPNLTWESTYMTNVGVDFGLVNNKLTGTIDYFNKKTKDILINLPAPDVHGTASIPKQNSATVTNQGIEMTLGWQDHIGDFSYGVNGNFTFVRNKVNKFKGKEKGGQSIDGANLIWEGHSINSQYLLRVDRIIQTDEDLALVQKMIDNAPIDEKTGKKVNPFAAFGTPQKGDLLYIDSNGDGIIDMNDREIVSDGPNPKFQFGLNLNAAYKGFDFSILFQGQAGVKAYWQHDLANTSSVRFGYQLNKEVAEGRWTEGRTDATYPRLLQSQNTINKQMSDFYLSNKAFLKIRNIQLGYTLPKSVTEKMQLERLRFYGSLENFFTFTSYRGLDPEISGLGYPAMKSAVLGINVTF; from the coding sequence ATGACAAAAGATTTTAAACGCTTTTATGTATCGAGAGCGATGTTCCTGGGAGCTTCCATGTTCCTGGCATCAATCGGAATGGCCTCAGCTAATCCTTCTACCGATACGTTTGGTTCAAATGAACCTACTCCTGTTGTAGCTTCTCCTCAACAGGCAAAACACAGTATCAAAGGTGTAGTAGAAGATGCTCTGGGTCCTATCGCTGGAGCTAATGTCGTAGAAAAAGGAACTACTAACGGTACAATTACCGACATGGACGGTAATTTCTCTTTAGAAGTATCTCCTAATTCCATCCTTGTTGTTTCTTATATCGGATATAAGGACCAAGAAATCCCCGTAAACAATCAGACTTCGTTCAACATTAAACTAGCCGAAGACTCACAAGCTTTGGAAGAAGTTGTAGTTGTAGGTTACGGCACACAGAAAAAGGTTAACTTGTCCGGATCTGTTTCGACCATTAATGTTGCAGAACTGACAGAAAGCCGCCCTATCACCAACGTTTCCCATGCACTGGCAGGTTTGGCAGCTGGTGTAAACGTACAAGGTTCAACCAATCAGCCGGGTAATGACAATGCCTCCATCAAAGTGCGTGGACAGGGTACGCTGAATGACTCCGCTCCGTTGGTTATTATCGATGGCGTCGAAGCAGGTATTAACACCGTCAATCCCCAGGATATCGAATCAATGACCGTATTGAAAGATGCTGCCTCGTCAGCTATCTACGGTTCCCGTGCTGCCAATGGTGTCATATTAATCACGACCAAGCAAGGTAAAGCCGGCTCTATCAAATTGGATTATAACGGTTATGTTTCATTCACCTCTCCTGAAATCCCAAGTTCCATGGATCCGGTATCAGACTATGCCACCTACATGGAATTAATCAACGAAGGATATCTCAATTCAGGTTTAAAGGCACAATTCTCACAAGAAATTATCGACGAATGGCGGAAAGACGGCGGACAGAATCCGTTGAAATATCCGAATACCAACTGGTTGGATGAGACATTCAAAAATTCGACATCCCACAACCATGTAATCTCAATGAGCGGCGGTAGCGATAAAATCCGTTTCTACTCTTCATTCGGTTATCAAAAAAATCCGGGTGTTATGGAAAATACCGGATTCGAGAAGTATAACGGACGTGTCAATATCTCCGCCGATATAAAACCCTGGTTGAATTTAGGGGCTCAAGTCAGTGGCTATGTATCCAATATGGATCCGTCTGCCAAATATACGGAGAGTGATAAAAAAGACACATCTGTCGATGATGTGTTCACATATGCTTCAGCAACAACTCCCGGTATGGTGTTCCGTGCACCGGACGGACGATACGGAGCTATGAACAATGGAGAAGACGATGCTCAATCAGCCAATAACAACCCGCTGGCACGCTTGAACCGTGTAGCAGGAAACATTCGTAAAACAAACCTGCGTTCAAGATTTGTCGGAACCATCAAACCTTTTGAAGGCTTCTCAGCTACAGCTTCTTATTCATATGAGTTTGTAGATGAGTTGCGTGAAAAGAAACCGGTCTTCATTGATCAATGGAACTTCTACAACGAAACTGTTACTTGGACAAACCGTGGTAAAACGAATATCATGAATTATGACGGCAAAGTCGAACGGTTCTTCGGTGATGTCGTCCTACGCTATGAAAAACGTTTGGCAAATGACCGGTTAGGCTTAAATGCAATGGTCGGAGCCAGCCAGGAAATGTATCGTAGCCGTAATTTTTCTGCAACGAAATATGACATGATCGATTTGAGCTTGAATGTGATCAATGCCGCCATCGGTGATGCGACAGCATCCGGTTCAAGTACGGAATGGGCTATGCGTTCTTTCTTCGGGCGCGTCAATTTAGACTGGGAAAATAAATATCTGTTGGAAGTGAACCTTCGTGCAGACCAATCATCCCGATTCCTTTCCAATAAACGTACCGGTTATTTCCCCTCTGCTTCCGTAGCTTGGCGTATGGACCAGGAAGCATTCATGGAAAATTGGGTAGAAAAAGGATTGAGCAACTTGAAACTCCGTCTTTCTTATGGTTCTTTAGGTAATAACTCCGTCGGCAATTATGATGCCATCGCTACTTATGCCAACAAACCAAGCAGCGGAAGTGCTTTCAACTATACCTTGAACAATGCCTTAGTACTGGGACTTGCCCAAGCTCAATTGGCTAATCCTAACTTGACTTGGGAATCCACCTACATGACCAACGTCGGTGTCGATTTCGGATTGGTTAACAACAAACTTACCGGTACGATCGACTATTTCAACAAAAAGACAAAAGACATCCTGATCAACCTGCCTGCTCCTGACGTACACGGTACAGCTTCCATACCTAAGCAGAACAGTGCTACTGTTACAAACCAGGGTATTGAAATGACACTTGGTTGGCAAGACCATATCGGAGACTTCTCTTATGGCGTGAACGGAAACTTCACATTCGTCAGAAACAAGGTCAACAAGTTCAAAGGGAAAGAAAAAGGCGGTCAGTCCATTGACGGAGCCAACTTGATTTGGGAAGGACACTCGATCAACTCTCAATATTTGCTGCGTGTAGATCGTATCATCCAGACAGATGAAGACTTGGCTTTAGTACAAAAAATGATCGACAACGCACCGATAGACGAAAAAACAGGTAAAAAAGTCAATCCGTTTGCTGCATTCGGTACTCCTCAGAAAGGTGATTTGCTTTATATCGATAGCAATGGAGACGGTATTATCGACATGAATGACCGCGAAATCGTCAGCGATGGCCCGAACCCGAAATTCCAATTCGGTTTGAACCTGAATGCCGCCTATAAAGGTTTTGACTTTTCCATTCTCTTCCAGGGACAAGCAGGTGTGAAAGCCTACTGGCAACATGACTTGGCGAACACCTCATCCGTTCGTTTCGGTTACCAGTTGAATAAAGAAGTGGCTGAAGGCCGTTGGACAGAAGGCCGGACAGATGCAACTTATCCGCGTCTGCTGCAATCTCAAAATACGATCAACAAGCAAATGAGCGACTTCTACCTGTCGAACAAAGCATTCTTGAAAATCCGTAACATCCAATTGGGTTATACTCTGCCTAAATCCGTTACGGAAAAAATGCAACTGGAAAGACTTCGCTTCTACGGCAGTTTGGAGAACTTCTTCACTTTCACCTCTTACAGAGGTCTTGATCCGGAAATCAGCGGTTTAGGTTATCCGGCTATGAAGTCGGCTGTATTAGGTATTAATGTCACCTTTTAA
- a CDS encoding sulfatase, with protein MQNANLLLTACLAIVSVADVMAQSKKQNVLFIICDDLRPELGCYGQKQIKSPNIDHWAAQSVLFNRAYCNIAVSGASRASLLTGLRPTKNLLQAWNTRTDVDVPDAVTIQKCFRDAGYITIANGKIYHHQDEASMKYWDDVMPPVPGTAMGYHSEENLALMQKQKETGKGRRGYFYEHGDFPEKDYLDWQIADKSIQDLKKMKKQEKPFFLAVGFIRPHLPFVVPQKYWDLYDHSKIEIPDNYILKPGNNIPERALTNWSELRAYSGIPEQGPLDEATAKLMIHGYYASVSFVDAQIGRLLKALKEEGLDKNTTVILIGDHGWNLGEHGTWCKHSIMNTCLHSTLIINSPEIKAPYRCEQIVEFVDLYPTMCDVAGVKQPVQLEGTSLLPLLKSPEAKTKGYGVSRWANGFTFIQDQYFYTEWRDKDERIIDRMLFDHSEDEDENYNVAGENENKEIIEALSIKLLENRGANYEK; from the coding sequence ATGCAGAATGCAAATTTGTTATTGACTGCTTGCCTTGCTATAGTTTCTGTAGCCGATGTAATGGCACAATCGAAAAAACAAAATGTATTGTTTATCATTTGTGATGACCTTCGCCCTGAGTTGGGCTGTTATGGACAGAAGCAGATCAAGTCCCCGAATATTGATCACTGGGCAGCACAAAGTGTATTATTTAACCGGGCGTATTGCAATATTGCTGTATCCGGTGCTTCCCGTGCAAGTCTGTTGACCGGATTGCGTCCGACAAAAAATCTGTTACAGGCTTGGAATACCCGTACCGATGTTGATGTACCTGACGCAGTTACCATACAGAAATGTTTTAGAGACGCTGGGTATATAACGATTGCAAACGGAAAGATATATCATCACCAGGATGAGGCCTCCATGAAATATTGGGATGATGTCATGCCTCCCGTACCAGGTACGGCAATGGGATACCACTCGGAGGAAAACTTGGCTTTAATGCAAAAACAGAAAGAAACCGGTAAAGGTCGGCGTGGATATTTTTATGAGCATGGAGATTTTCCCGAAAAGGACTATCTGGATTGGCAAATCGCTGATAAGAGCATACAGGATTTGAAAAAAATGAAAAAACAGGAAAAGCCTTTTTTTCTTGCCGTAGGATTCATTCGTCCTCATTTGCCTTTTGTTGTGCCGCAGAAGTATTGGGATCTGTATGATCATTCCAAAATTGAAATTCCTGATAATTATATATTAAAACCAGGCAACAACATTCCGGAGCGTGCTTTGACTAATTGGTCCGAGTTGAGGGCCTATAGTGGAATTCCGGAACAGGGTCCTTTGGATGAGGCGACTGCCAAATTGATGATACATGGTTACTATGCTTCAGTCTCTTTTGTGGATGCACAGATCGGTCGTTTGTTGAAAGCGTTGAAAGAAGAAGGACTCGATAAAAATACGACTGTCATATTGATTGGCGATCATGGCTGGAATTTGGGAGAACATGGTACTTGGTGCAAACACAGCATAATGAATACTTGTTTGCATTCGACTCTCATTATCAATTCGCCTGAAATAAAAGCACCATACCGTTGTGAACAGATTGTGGAGTTTGTCGATTTGTATCCGACTATGTGTGATGTTGCCGGGGTTAAACAACCTGTTCAGTTGGAAGGAACCAGCCTGCTTCCTCTGTTAAAATCACCAGAAGCAAAAACAAAAGGGTATGGGGTTTCCCGCTGGGCAAACGGTTTCACTTTTATACAGGATCAGTATTTCTATACGGAATGGAGGGACAAAGACGAACGGATTATAGATCGGATGTTGTTTGATCATTCGGAGGATGAAGATGAGAATTATAATGTGGCAGGAGAAAATGAGAATAAAGAGATTATAGAAGCGTTAAGCATAAAGCTTTTGGAGAATAGGGGTGCTAATTATGAAAAATAA
- a CDS encoding RagB/SusD family nutrient uptake outer membrane protein, which translates to MKKHILSLMAAVSLLTGCYDLDRTPYDQVSSEAMWQTADQCKQGLMGVYASLKEDDLFGKMFLIDVNSDVAAGYDQYEVLQLGTATSKTGFMNSKWQDGYNSIQRANLVIRNVADAPIEEGTKNQILGEAHFLRALVYFHLMDYFGGLPLYDESVDLEKDFNNLMNPRSSVEDTRAFIVKDLEKALECGLPEAWDSENYGRVTLTAVQALLGKVYLYAKEYDKAVEWLEKSTSGHELYSDYAGLFNLDGGHTSSEMIFSIVNLGGTGNSYGMPLCFYAGTRASYGSCWNNTVPSSTLIEMYEYKDGRPFDWDELFPGFTTSNDVKESVFRCTANSSATEIISMPEENRAKILQMYEDRDPRMQATVILPYTTYQGWYSNKKTEMLFVVAKNEKGTITLSSANGFVYNNRGGWETYFWRKYVPEGDWDGAITDRSHTPVNFPIIRLADVYLMLAEAYNEQGNSTKAVEYINKVRERAGIALLNSGPDYLKAVTKDEIFQRIFKERAVEFANEGLRDSDLRRWQLSHTMLNREEYGFTGKRMFTRVFRENRDYLWPIPQDEIDMNSAIKQNPGW; encoded by the coding sequence ATGAAAAAACATATATTGTCTTTGATGGCAGCTGTATCTCTACTCACAGGTTGCTACGATTTAGACAGGACTCCTTATGACCAAGTGAGCTCGGAGGCAATGTGGCAAACGGCAGACCAATGCAAGCAAGGATTGATGGGAGTTTATGCCTCCTTGAAAGAGGATGACTTGTTCGGTAAAATGTTTTTGATCGATGTCAACTCTGATGTGGCTGCCGGTTATGATCAATACGAAGTACTACAGCTGGGGACCGCTACTTCAAAAACTGGTTTTATGAATAGCAAATGGCAGGATGGGTACAACAGTATCCAACGTGCAAATTTAGTTATCCGAAATGTAGCAGATGCTCCAATTGAAGAAGGTACAAAGAATCAGATATTGGGAGAAGCACATTTCTTACGGGCTTTAGTCTATTTCCATCTAATGGATTATTTCGGAGGTCTCCCTCTTTACGATGAATCAGTCGATTTGGAAAAAGATTTTAATAATCTGATGAATCCGAGAAGTTCGGTTGAAGATACACGTGCTTTTATTGTCAAGGATTTAGAGAAGGCATTGGAGTGCGGTCTGCCAGAGGCATGGGATAGTGAAAACTATGGACGTGTGACTTTAACTGCCGTTCAAGCATTGCTGGGAAAAGTCTATTTATACGCGAAAGAATATGACAAAGCTGTCGAATGGTTGGAAAAATCTACGAGTGGACATGAATTATATAGTGATTATGCGGGTTTGTTTAATTTAGATGGTGGTCACACCAGTTCGGAGATGATCTTTTCGATCGTTAATCTTGGTGGTACCGGTAACAGCTATGGTATGCCACTCTGTTTTTATGCAGGAACACGTGCTTCTTATGGCAGTTGTTGGAATAATACGGTTCCTTCATCTACATTGATTGAAATGTATGAATACAAAGATGGGCGTCCTTTTGATTGGGATGAACTTTTCCCTGGATTTACAACAAGTAATGATGTGAAGGAAAGTGTGTTCAGATGTACAGCTAATTCAAGTGCAACGGAGATCATAAGTATGCCTGAGGAAAACAGAGCTAAGATTTTACAGATGTATGAAGATCGTGATCCTCGTATGCAAGCGACTGTTATTTTGCCTTATACGACATATCAAGGTTGGTATAGCAACAAAAAAACAGAGATGCTCTTTGTTGTCGCTAAAAATGAAAAAGGAACTATAACGTTGTCTTCTGCTAATGGTTTTGTTTATAATAATAGAGGTGGTTGGGAAACTTATTTCTGGCGTAAATATGTTCCGGAAGGAGACTGGGATGGTGCAATTACAGATCGTTCACATACACCAGTAAACTTCCCTATTATCCGTTTGGCTGATGTTTATTTGATGTTGGCGGAGGCTTATAATGAACAAGGTAATTCAACGAAAGCAGTTGAATATATTAATAAAGTTCGCGAGCGTGCTGGTATCGCCTTGCTAAATAGTGGCCCTGATTATCTGAAAGCGGTGACAAAAGATGAAATATTCCAACGCATATTTAAGGAAAGGGCTGTCGAATTTGCAAATGAAGGACTTCGTGATAGTGATTTACGTCGTTGGCAACTATCCCATACGATGTTAAACAGAGAAGAGTATGGGTTTACTGGTAAACGTATGTTTACCCGTGTATTCCGGGAAAATCGTGATTATCTGTGGCCAATACCGCAAGATGAAATAGATATGAATAGTGCTATTAAGCAAAATCCGGGATGGTAA